The following proteins are encoded in a genomic region of bacterium Unc6:
- a CDS encoding transposase — translation MPRVVRGLADRFIYHITNRGNGKQEVFHKDKDYEAFIEIMKEAKARH, via the coding sequence ATGCCGAGAGTTGTTAGAGGATTAGCTGATAGATTTATATATCACATTACCAACAGGGGTAACGGAAAGCAGGAAGTTTTTCACAAGGACAAGGATTATGAGGCATTCATAGAGATTATGAAGGAAGCAAAGGCAAGACAT
- a CDS encoding excinuclease ABC subunit C has product MSKQYYVYIMTNKRNTVLYTGITGDLIKRVYEHKQKIAEGFTKKYNIDKLVYYAVFDDPENAITREKQIKAGPRKNKIQLIEGMNPGWKDLYGEIATG; this is encoded by the coding sequence GTGAGCAAGCAATATTACGTATACATAATGACTAATAAAAGAAATACGGTTTTGTATACGGGTATTACAGGAGATTTGATAAAAAGGGTATATGAGCATAAACAAAAGATTGCAGAGGGATTTACGAAGAAGTACAATATCGATAAATTGGTTTATTACGCAGTATTTGACGATCCGGAAAATGCCATCACAAGAGAAAAACAGATAAAAGCAGGCCCGAGGAAAAACAAGATTCAGTTAATTGAAGGCATGAATCCAGGATGGAAAGACTTGTATGGTGAGATTGCCACGGGCTAA
- a CDS encoding GDP-mannose 4,6-dehydratase: protein MKKALITGITGQDGSYLAEFLLSKGYEVHGIVRRVALEDSEHRLWRIRHLLDKIVLHPGSMESYASIFKIVEETKPDECYHLAAQSFVSYSFEDEFSTISTNINGTHFVLSAVKEKAPKCRFYFAASSEQFGHVKETPQNENTPFHPRSPYGISKVAGFDLTRNYREAYGIFACNGILFNHESPRRGFEFVTRKIANAAARIKMGLAKELRLGNLKAKRDWGFAGDYVKAMWLMLQQNDPDDYVIATGETYSVKEFVKLAFNCVGLKWQNHVIIDKTFYRPSEVYLLRGDFSKARKKFGWKPKVKFEELVKMMVEADLAFLKARK, encoded by the coding sequence TTCATATCTGGCTGAATTTTTATTATCAAAAGGATACGAAGTGCATGGCATTGTCAGGAGAGTAGCTCTTGAAGACTCCGAGCATAGATTGTGGCGCATAAGGCATCTTTTAGATAAAATTGTCCTGCATCCCGGGTCTATGGAGAGCTATGCAAGTATATTCAAAATAGTGGAAGAGACAAAACCTGATGAATGTTATCATTTAGCCGCTCAGAGTTTTGTGAGTTATTCTTTTGAAGATGAATTTTCTACGATTAGTACTAATATTAATGGAACGCATTTTGTGCTGTCAGCGGTTAAAGAAAAAGCTCCCAAATGTCGGTTTTATTTTGCGGCAAGTAGTGAGCAGTTCGGCCATGTCAAAGAAACTCCTCAGAATGAAAACACACCCTTCCACCCCCGTTCTCCTTATGGAATATCAAAGGTAGCCGGATTTGATTTAACGCGCAATTACCGCGAAGCCTACGGCATTTTTGCTTGTAACGGAATTCTTTTTAACCACGAATCACCACGTCGCGGTTTTGAATTTGTAACTAGAAAGATAGCCAATGCGGCTGCGAGAATTAAAATGGGATTGGCTAAAGAATTAAGATTGGGGAATTTAAAAGCAAAAAGAGATTGGGGTTTTGCCGGAGATTATGTAAAGGCAATGTGGCTTATGCTTCAGCAAAATGACCCTGATGACTACGTAATCGCTACTGGTGAAACGTATTCGGTGAAGGAATTTGTGAAATTAGCATTTAATTGTGTTGGTCTTAAGTGGCAAAACCATGTGATTATTGATAAAACTTTTTATCGACCCTCTGAAGTTTATTTACTCAGAGGTGATTTCAGTAAAGCAAGAAAAAAGTTTGGTTGGAAGCCAAAGGTAAAATTCGAGGAATTAGTTAAGATGATGGTCGAGGCTGATTTAGCCTTTTTAAAAGCAAGAAAATAA